The following proteins come from a genomic window of Paramicrobacterium humi:
- a CDS encoding carbohydrate ABC transporter permease, with amino-acid sequence MSTQLSTATELITTHGRRERPRMERVNWSGTIILILCAVTVLLPLYVTISMAFKTTGQAVDGNAFSLPAPFSLDGFVAAWNLTKFPVGAGISLLVTAGTVVATIVLAAFASYAIVRNWDRRLFRYSFFYLLAAMFIPFPVVALPQIQLTGRVGLDNPFGVIILATMFQLSFSVLLFTAFLRSIPLELEESARIDGASTWQTFWRLIFPLLAPMSATVGIFAFLYAWNDFMMPSLIISDPGLQTLPVRQNLFQTQFSNNYNVSFASYLMAMAPAIVAYLFTQRWVMEGVTQGAIKG; translated from the coding sequence ATGTCGACACAACTCTCCACCGCCACCGAGCTGATCACGACGCACGGTCGGCGGGAACGGCCGCGAATGGAACGCGTCAACTGGTCCGGCACGATCATCCTTATCCTGTGCGCCGTCACGGTGCTGCTTCCGCTCTATGTGACGATCTCGATGGCCTTCAAGACGACCGGGCAGGCCGTCGACGGCAACGCCTTCTCGCTTCCCGCACCATTCAGCCTGGACGGCTTCGTCGCGGCGTGGAACCTCACGAAGTTCCCCGTCGGCGCCGGCATATCGCTGTTGGTCACTGCCGGCACCGTCGTCGCGACGATTGTGCTCGCCGCCTTCGCCTCCTATGCGATCGTGCGCAACTGGGACCGCCGGCTCTTCCGTTACTCGTTCTTCTATCTGCTTGCAGCGATGTTCATTCCGTTCCCAGTTGTCGCTCTGCCGCAGATCCAGTTGACGGGTCGGGTCGGGCTCGACAACCCCTTCGGTGTGATCATCCTCGCAACGATGTTTCAGCTGAGCTTCAGCGTGCTGCTTTTCACCGCGTTCCTGCGTTCGATTCCGCTAGAGCTCGAGGAGAGCGCGCGGATCGACGGCGCAAGCACCTGGCAGACTTTCTGGAGGCTGATCTTCCCCCTGTTGGCGCCCATGAGTGCGACGGTCGGCATCTTCGCATTCCTCTACGCGTGGAACGACTTCATGATGCCCTCGCTCATCATCTCTGATCCGGGACTGCAGACCCTGCCAGTGCGCCAGAACCTGTTCCAGACGCAATTCAGCAATAACTACAACGTGTCGTTCGCGTCCTACCTCATGGCCATGGCGCCGGCCATTGTCGCCTACCTGTTCACCCAACGCTGGGTCATGGAAGGCGTCACCCAGGGAGCAATCAAGGGCTGA
- a CDS encoding carbohydrate ABC transporter permease, with amino-acid sequence MTSTTTIVTGGRRTARHSRHRVEPIYYLFLLPTLLLFTLAITVPGIIGIFFSFTDSIGIGDWSFNGLTNYIAVFGDPAILQSYLFTFGFSIATVIVVNIVGFLLAVGLTSRIRFKTGLRTVFVIPMVISGIIIAYVFNFLFSNSLPAAGEAAGIPWLATSLLANSDLAWIAIVIVTAWQAIPGTLLIYIAGLLSVPGDVYEAASIDGATKAQQLTRITVPLVAGYVVINVILGFKGFLNAYDIIVGLTNGGPGTATRSVAMTIIAGFNGGDYAYQMANATIFFIVAIIVSVLQLSLTRGRNAL; translated from the coding sequence ATGACGTCCACCACAACCATCGTCACGGGCGGACGGCGCACCGCCCGGCACAGCCGCCACCGCGTCGAGCCGATCTACTATCTGTTTCTGCTGCCAACCCTTCTGCTGTTCACCCTTGCGATCACGGTCCCCGGCATCATCGGCATCTTCTTCAGCTTCACTGACTCGATCGGTATCGGAGACTGGAGCTTCAACGGACTGACGAACTACATCGCCGTGTTCGGCGACCCGGCGATCCTGCAGAGCTACCTGTTCACCTTCGGGTTCTCGATCGCAACGGTGATTGTCGTTAACATCGTCGGGTTCCTGCTCGCGGTCGGATTGACCTCCCGCATCCGTTTCAAAACCGGACTGCGCACCGTGTTTGTGATCCCGATGGTGATCTCGGGCATCATCATCGCTTACGTCTTCAACTTCCTCTTCTCAAATTCGCTGCCCGCTGCGGGAGAGGCTGCCGGGATCCCGTGGCTTGCCACGAGCCTTCTGGCCAACTCCGACCTCGCCTGGATCGCGATCGTCATCGTCACCGCATGGCAGGCGATCCCCGGCACACTGCTCATCTACATCGCCGGACTGCTCTCCGTCCCCGGCGATGTCTACGAGGCCGCGTCAATCGACGGTGCGACGAAGGCGCAGCAGCTCACCCGCATCACGGTGCCTCTCGTCGCGGGATACGTCGTCATCAACGTCATCCTCGGCTTCAAGGGATTCTTGAACGCATACGACATCATCGTCGGCCTCACCAACGGCGGACCCGGAACTGCCACCCGCAGCGTCGCGATGACGATCATCGCGGGCTTCAACGGTGGTGACTACGCCTACCAGATGGCGAACGCGACAATCTTCTTCATCGTCGCAATTATCGTCTCCGTCCTCCAGCTCTCGCTGACCCGCGGAAGGAACGCACTCTGA
- a CDS encoding ABC transporter substrate-binding protein: MGALIALSGALLSGCSTDGRETIRFTFSKREAIEFMTDLVGEYNSSQDDVRVEIDTSGVDVVSASFVRGNPPDIMLANYNYEVARFVQRCALSDLSGTDAAKSTRDDLQPLMDQYGSCEGRISALPYSVMAASVIYNKEIFAAQGLEVPQTWSELLAVCDQLQDAGITPFYATFKDDWTIGQGWYDYALGGQIDVIDFFDGLAAEGAEVGADSQYSFQKDFAGPMDQMIELKKYVNEDAASRGYGDGNLAFAKGQAAMYLQGPWAFSEIAKTSPDLELGTFPLPMTDDPSDLAVRVNMDLAAMIPEGSHHKDAARDFLEFLYEPKNIEAYNASQLGFTPTTDAPAPDDPRIEGMIQYYNDGRIYQGPSVLVPKTIPVFNYAQAIMLGADPASMLRTMDADWARVAFRAPVPSSETKESAK; encoded by the coding sequence ATGGGAGCATTGATCGCTCTCAGCGGCGCGCTGCTGAGCGGCTGCTCAACTGATGGGCGGGAGACGATCCGCTTCACATTCAGCAAACGTGAGGCGATTGAGTTCATGACCGACCTCGTTGGCGAGTACAACTCGTCACAAGACGACGTGCGTGTAGAAATCGACACATCGGGCGTTGACGTCGTCTCGGCGAGCTTCGTGCGGGGAAACCCGCCGGACATCATGCTGGCGAATTACAACTACGAGGTCGCCCGCTTCGTGCAACGCTGCGCCCTCAGCGATCTCTCCGGCACCGACGCGGCGAAGAGCACTCGCGACGATTTACAGCCGCTGATGGACCAATACGGCTCGTGTGAGGGCCGGATAAGTGCGCTGCCGTACTCGGTGATGGCGGCATCCGTGATCTACAACAAGGAGATCTTCGCGGCGCAGGGACTGGAGGTTCCGCAGACCTGGAGCGAATTACTCGCCGTGTGCGATCAGTTGCAGGACGCCGGCATCACGCCCTTCTACGCCACATTCAAGGACGACTGGACGATCGGTCAGGGCTGGTACGACTATGCTCTCGGCGGCCAGATTGACGTCATAGACTTCTTCGACGGCCTCGCCGCCGAAGGCGCAGAAGTCGGCGCCGACTCCCAATACTCGTTTCAGAAGGATTTCGCTGGTCCCATGGACCAGATGATCGAGTTGAAGAAGTACGTCAACGAGGATGCGGCAAGCCGCGGCTATGGAGACGGCAATCTTGCCTTCGCTAAGGGCCAGGCAGCCATGTATCTGCAGGGCCCGTGGGCATTCAGCGAGATCGCCAAGACATCTCCCGATCTCGAGCTCGGCACATTCCCGCTGCCAATGACCGACGACCCATCTGATCTCGCGGTCAGAGTGAATATGGACCTGGCAGCGATGATTCCCGAGGGCTCGCATCACAAGGATGCTGCGCGGGACTTCCTCGAGTTCCTCTACGAGCCTAAGAACATCGAGGCCTATAACGCCTCGCAACTCGGCTTCACTCCGACGACAGATGCCCCAGCGCCCGACGATCCACGGATTGAAGGAATGATCCAGTACTACAACGACGGTCGCATCTATCAGGGCCCGTCGGTGCTGGTGCCCAAGACCATCCCGGTCTTCAACTACGCCCAGGCAATAATGCTCGGTGCCGACCCGGCCTCGATGCTTCGAACCATGGACGCGGACTGGGCACGCGTCGCGTTCCGAGCGCCCGTGCCCTCGAGCGAGACGAAGGAGTCCGCGAAATGA
- a CDS encoding SRPBCC domain-containing protein, whose product MPDTPLPQHPIDAQINEVAGRWLLSLERPVGHSCNEIWQAITDKDVVRRWAPFAPDRDLTETGVVALRQVDDPELPATPGRVVTAAMQRMLSLDWGKDRIDIELAPTADESVVHLSHTFDDRTMAPSFAAGWHLCLQALDSVLNGEDTPIVVGDAAHAAGWDELYDRYAALFEQE is encoded by the coding sequence ATGCCTGACACGCCGCTCCCCCAGCATCCGATCGACGCGCAGATCAACGAGGTCGCGGGGCGCTGGCTGCTGAGCCTGGAGCGTCCGGTCGGGCACTCGTGCAACGAGATCTGGCAGGCGATCACCGACAAGGACGTCGTGCGCCGGTGGGCGCCGTTCGCGCCGGATCGAGATCTGACCGAGACGGGAGTCGTGGCGCTGCGCCAGGTCGACGACCCTGAGCTGCCGGCGACGCCCGGACGTGTCGTCACGGCGGCGATGCAGCGGATGCTCTCCCTCGACTGGGGCAAGGACCGCATCGACATCGAGCTCGCGCCGACGGCGGACGAGTCGGTCGTGCACTTGAGCCACACGTTCGACGACCGCACGATGGCGCCGAGCTTCGCCGCGGGCTGGCACCTGTGTCTGCAGGCCCTCGACTCCGTTCTGAACGGCGAGGACACGCCCATCGTCGTCGGCGACGCCGCCCACGCCGCCGGCTGGGACGAGCTCTACGACCGTTACGCCGCGCTGTTCGAGCAGGAGTAG
- a CDS encoding glycoside hydrolase family 13 protein has protein sequence MTNSLDFASEPPVPDALPPWWRQAVVYQIYPRSFADSNADGLGDLRGITSRIDYLDKLGIDAVWLSPFYPSALADGGYDVADYRDVDPRLGTLDDFDAMLAALHAHDLKVVVDIVPNHTSDQHAWFQEALAAGRGSAARERYIFREGSGTDGLEPPTDWLSVFGGSAWERVEDGQWYLHNFAKEQPDLNWDHPEVHEDFLKTLRFWSDRGVDGFRIDVAHMLTKDLTEPLPSRDELALIPRDGNHPLIDRDDVHEIYAEWREVFDSYDPPRTAVAEAWVHPSRIHLYARPESLGQAFNFDLLEADFDAAQFHRIISDNLALAAQSGSSSTWVLSNHDVVRHATRYGLPVSEAGAAAPTRHGGEWLLNGGDESLLNRERGARRARAATLFIMGLPGSTYIYQGEELGLHEVASIPAADRQDPTFFRTQGAEIGRDGCRVPLPWVATGTAFGFGEGGTHLPQPEWFARQAVDTEERDPASTLMLYRNALRLRCTLQTGESLEWIDTGRDDVLRFARPNGWHVVTNFGVEPYAIDESEVVLASADIAAGAVAGETTVWLAPSTLVNDA, from the coding sequence GTGACAAACTCGCTCGATTTCGCCTCTGAACCCCCTGTACCCGATGCTCTTCCGCCGTGGTGGCGCCAAGCCGTCGTCTACCAGATCTATCCGCGCAGTTTCGCAGATTCGAACGCAGACGGCCTGGGCGACCTCCGAGGCATCACCTCACGCATCGATTACCTTGACAAACTCGGCATCGACGCCGTGTGGCTGAGCCCGTTCTACCCCTCCGCCCTCGCCGACGGCGGATACGACGTCGCCGACTACCGTGACGTCGACCCCCGCCTGGGCACGCTCGACGATTTCGATGCCATGCTCGCGGCGCTGCACGCCCACGACCTCAAGGTCGTCGTCGACATCGTGCCCAACCACACCTCCGATCAGCATGCCTGGTTCCAAGAAGCTCTCGCTGCCGGCCGGGGATCGGCAGCTCGGGAACGGTACATCTTCCGTGAAGGTTCCGGGACGGACGGTTTGGAGCCGCCAACGGACTGGCTCTCGGTCTTCGGCGGGTCGGCCTGGGAACGGGTAGAGGACGGGCAGTGGTATCTGCACAACTTCGCGAAGGAACAGCCCGACCTCAACTGGGACCACCCCGAGGTGCACGAGGACTTCCTGAAGACACTGCGATTCTGGTCGGACCGCGGCGTCGACGGCTTCCGAATCGACGTCGCGCACATGCTCACCAAGGACCTCACCGAGCCCCTTCCCTCGAGGGACGAACTCGCGCTCATCCCGCGGGACGGAAACCACCCTCTGATCGATCGAGACGATGTCCACGAGATCTACGCCGAGTGGCGCGAGGTGTTCGACTCCTACGATCCGCCGCGCACCGCCGTCGCCGAGGCCTGGGTGCACCCCTCCCGCATCCATCTTTATGCCCGCCCTGAGAGCCTCGGGCAAGCCTTCAACTTCGACCTCCTCGAAGCCGACTTCGACGCGGCACAATTCCACCGCATCATCTCCGACAATCTCGCCCTCGCTGCGCAGTCTGGGTCGTCGAGCACGTGGGTGCTGTCGAACCACGACGTCGTCCGTCACGCAACCCGGTACGGTCTGCCCGTGTCGGAGGCGGGAGCCGCCGCGCCCACCCGACACGGCGGAGAGTGGTTGCTGAACGGTGGTGATGAATCTCTGCTCAACCGGGAGAGAGGCGCACGGAGGGCCAGGGCGGCGACCTTGTTCATTATGGGCCTGCCCGGATCGACATACATCTACCAAGGCGAAGAGCTCGGCTTGCACGAGGTAGCCAGCATCCCCGCCGCCGACCGCCAGGACCCGACCTTCTTCCGCACGCAAGGAGCAGAAATCGGCCGCGACGGATGCCGTGTCCCGCTGCCGTGGGTGGCGACGGGAACCGCGTTCGGGTTCGGCGAGGGCGGTACGCACCTGCCACAGCCAGAATGGTTCGCGCGGCAGGCGGTCGACACGGAGGAACGCGATCCCGCGTCGACTCTGATGCTTTACCGAAACGCGTTGCGCCTACGATGCACGTTGCAGACAGGCGAGAGCCTGGAATGGATCGACACCGGCCGCGACGACGTGCTCCGCTTCGCGCGGCCGAATGGATGGCACGTCGTGACGAACTTCGGTGTCGAGCCGTACGCGATCGATGAAAGTGAGGTCGTACTCGCCAGCGCCGATATCGCTGCGGGCGCCGTGGCTGGAGAGACCACCGTGTGGCTCGCGCCCTCGACTCTCGTGAACGACGCATGA
- a CDS encoding ABC transporter permease has translation MSTVPASPGFGQSIWLVAQREIMARLRSKAFVISTIILFVVMIGALVVGGLVAKHQSDTPVAAVGSSAALFEDVPGYDVTEVATVDEAEKLVSDGTVDAAVVPDDSPVGVRLIGETDVPTSLLTQFSISPTVTLLDENAENPLIVYFVALGFGLVFFMSAMTFGQVIAQSVVEEKQTRVVEILMSAISVRALLAGKVIGNSILAFAQIAALAVLSIIGLTVIGQNELLLGLGTPIVWFVAFFAIGFVLLAAMFAATGSMVSRQEDIGSTTTPVTMLVMIPYFLVIFFHDNPLVLTIMSYVPFSAPVGMPMRLFLGTAQWWEPILSLVVLAASAALVVMLGSRIYENSLLKMGSRVKWGDALKR, from the coding sequence GTGAGCACCGTTCCCGCCTCCCCCGGTTTCGGGCAGAGCATCTGGCTCGTCGCCCAGCGCGAGATCATGGCGCGCTTGCGCAGCAAGGCGTTCGTGATCTCGACGATCATCCTCTTCGTCGTCATGATCGGAGCCCTCGTCGTCGGCGGTCTCGTGGCCAAGCACCAGAGCGACACGCCCGTGGCCGCGGTCGGCTCGAGCGCCGCCCTGTTCGAGGACGTGCCCGGCTACGACGTGACGGAAGTCGCTACCGTCGACGAGGCCGAGAAGCTCGTGAGCGACGGCACCGTCGATGCCGCGGTCGTTCCCGACGACTCGCCGGTCGGCGTGCGCCTCATCGGCGAGACCGACGTTCCCACGAGCCTTCTCACGCAGTTCAGCATCTCACCGACCGTCACGCTTCTCGACGAGAACGCCGAGAACCCCCTCATCGTGTACTTCGTCGCGCTCGGCTTCGGACTCGTGTTCTTCATGTCGGCGATGACGTTCGGGCAGGTGATCGCGCAGAGCGTCGTGGAAGAGAAGCAGACGCGCGTCGTCGAGATCCTCATGTCGGCCATCTCGGTGCGCGCGCTGCTCGCCGGGAAGGTGATCGGCAACTCGATTCTCGCGTTCGCGCAGATCGCCGCCCTCGCCGTGCTCTCGATCATCGGCCTTACGGTCATCGGGCAGAACGAGCTTCTGCTCGGTCTCGGCACGCCCATCGTGTGGTTCGTCGCGTTCTTCGCGATCGGCTTCGTGCTGCTCGCTGCGATGTTCGCCGCGACCGGCTCGATGGTCTCGCGCCAGGAGGACATCGGCTCGACGACCACTCCCGTGACGATGCTCGTGATGATCCCGTACTTCCTCGTGATCTTCTTCCACGACAACCCACTCGTGCTCACGATCATGTCCTACGTGCCGTTCTCGGCGCCCGTCGGGATGCCGATGCGGCTGTTCCTCGGCACGGCCCAGTGGTGGGAGCCGATCCTGTCGCTCGTCGTGCTCGCAGCATCCGCCGCTCTCGTGGTCATGCTCGGCTCGCGCATCTACGAGAACTCGCTGCTGAAGATGGGCTCGCGCGTGAAGTGGGGCGACGCGCTCAAGCGCTGA
- a CDS encoding thiamine pyrophosphate-requiring protein, which yields MPTVSDFVIRRIREWGVSRVFGFPGDGIGEFDGALGKAQRDEDGLDYVRPTHEEICALMATAHAKFTGEVGVCIATSSPGGFHMLNGLYDAKMDNQPVVAIVGQQGLNALGTSNQQASHLERTFSDVAVYVQTVLSPEQAQAVVDTAFRTARIKLGPAVIILPHDVQGMEFSPLTPENWVSRSSAVAPSTAICPPEDDIKRAASIINAGKKVTFLVGHGANGATDEVLEAAKKAGAGIITALRGKQVVPADVPFHSQQLGLLGSLPSYNQMKDCDTLVMLGTNYPYGQFLPKSGQARAIQVDLKPEQMGLRYPTELNLWGDVKTTLDALIPHLEAKTDLAWQDKVANEMVEWENEMEAQATLTFDDGVNPRRVFFELNKRLPATAIVTADAGTTADWYGHHIRLQRGMLGDLSGRLATMLAAMPYATSAKFAHSERPVICTIGDGAFQMLGMNELITVKKYMKQWQNPQLIIVVLHNNDLEQVSWEMRTEDANPVWSTSQDVESIDYAGWAELLGFTGIRVRTDDEVPAAWDRAFATQGVTLIDAYTSRNVPPLPPHITLEFAENTGEALLKHDPHTVEVIKDTAKAVVTEGVERVKGKLHIGDDDKRES from the coding sequence ATGCCGACGGTGAGCGATTTCGTGATAAGGCGAATCCGAGAATGGGGCGTCAGTCGCGTGTTCGGCTTCCCCGGCGATGGCATCGGCGAGTTCGACGGCGCCCTCGGCAAGGCCCAGCGCGACGAAGACGGCCTCGATTACGTTCGCCCGACGCACGAGGAGATCTGTGCGCTCATGGCGACGGCGCATGCGAAGTTCACGGGTGAAGTGGGCGTGTGCATCGCGACGTCGAGCCCCGGCGGCTTTCATATGCTCAACGGGCTCTATGACGCGAAGATGGACAACCAGCCCGTCGTCGCGATCGTCGGGCAGCAGGGGCTCAACGCGCTCGGCACTTCGAACCAGCAGGCGAGTCATCTGGAGCGCACGTTCTCGGATGTCGCCGTGTACGTGCAGACCGTGCTGTCGCCGGAGCAGGCGCAAGCCGTCGTCGACACCGCGTTCCGCACGGCGCGCATCAAGCTCGGGCCCGCCGTCATCATCCTGCCGCACGACGTGCAGGGCATGGAATTCAGTCCGCTCACACCCGAGAACTGGGTGTCGCGGTCAAGCGCGGTCGCTCCGTCAACGGCGATCTGCCCGCCGGAGGACGACATCAAGCGCGCGGCGAGCATCATCAACGCCGGGAAGAAGGTCACCTTCCTCGTCGGACACGGCGCGAACGGTGCGACAGACGAAGTGCTCGAGGCCGCGAAGAAGGCCGGCGCGGGCATCATCACGGCCCTGCGCGGCAAGCAGGTCGTCCCCGCCGACGTGCCGTTCCACAGCCAGCAGCTGGGTCTGCTCGGCTCCCTGCCGAGCTACAACCAGATGAAGGACTGCGACACTCTCGTCATGCTCGGCACGAACTATCCGTACGGTCAGTTCCTGCCGAAGAGCGGGCAGGCGCGCGCGATCCAGGTCGACCTCAAGCCCGAGCAGATGGGACTGCGCTACCCGACGGAGCTGAACCTCTGGGGCGACGTCAAGACGACGCTCGACGCGCTCATCCCGCACCTCGAGGCGAAGACCGACCTCGCGTGGCAGGACAAGGTCGCCAACGAGATGGTCGAGTGGGAGAACGAGATGGAGGCGCAGGCGACGCTCACGTTCGACGACGGCGTCAATCCCCGCCGGGTCTTCTTCGAGCTCAACAAGCGGCTGCCCGCGACGGCGATCGTCACGGCGGATGCCGGCACGACGGCCGACTGGTACGGCCACCACATCCGACTGCAGCGCGGCATGCTCGGGGACCTGTCGGGACGCCTCGCGACGATGCTCGCGGCGATGCCGTATGCGACCTCCGCCAAATTCGCCCACTCGGAGCGACCGGTGATCTGCACGATCGGCGACGGCGCGTTCCAGATGCTCGGCATGAACGAGCTCATCACGGTGAAGAAGTACATGAAGCAGTGGCAGAACCCGCAGCTGATCATCGTGGTGCTGCACAACAACGATCTCGAGCAGGTGTCGTGGGAGATGCGCACCGAAGACGCGAACCCGGTCTGGAGCACGTCGCAAGACGTCGAGTCGATCGACTATGCGGGCTGGGCGGAGCTGCTCGGCTTCACGGGAATCCGCGTGCGCACCGACGACGAGGTGCCTGCCGCGTGGGATCGCGCGTTCGCGACCCAGGGCGTCACCCTCATCGACGCCTACACGAGCCGAAACGTTCCGCCGC
- a CDS encoding ROK family protein has product MSTSIPTLPARPASLDGVLAYAWTCEEFTATEAMEATGLTRSTTIDAMDALARLGLLRELPNARQAGDYRKGRPARRFALRDDAAVLVGVDAGQTHVSATVTDLRSRPLTTRRATLGAEHDEGTRRAALALELVDEALSAAGRARSDVLAICAGVAAPVNAEGRSPRHPTGFWERMNPGLIDALAWAPIARVENDASLAAVAEGAFGSAVGCRNYIALLAGARLGAGVVVDGNLLHGAHGGVGEMVAFEHVDGVGTADGLGARAASWAADVVAHGTAAEGSALAAIPLNHLDGRAVLELAAQGDDDAHRIVERMGSVLARIVSVLGSMFDPQRVVVSGAISAGVNEVVTAAGQALPTDLDLPAPELVVSSLGADIVVTGAIAAAAADARERVLDVWMTDLGT; this is encoded by the coding sequence GTGTCGACATCAATTCCCACCCTGCCGGCGAGGCCAGCGAGCCTTGACGGAGTGCTCGCCTATGCCTGGACGTGCGAAGAGTTCACAGCTACCGAGGCGATGGAGGCGACAGGGCTCACACGATCAACCACGATCGACGCCATGGACGCGCTCGCGAGGCTTGGTCTCCTGCGCGAACTGCCCAATGCCCGACAAGCAGGTGATTACCGCAAAGGCAGGCCCGCACGCCGATTCGCGCTGCGCGACGACGCCGCCGTGCTCGTGGGGGTCGATGCAGGCCAGACGCACGTCTCCGCCACCGTCACCGATCTCCGATCCCGGCCACTGACCACGCGGCGAGCGACGTTGGGAGCAGAACATGACGAGGGTACGAGACGCGCTGCACTCGCCCTCGAGCTTGTCGACGAAGCGCTCAGTGCCGCAGGACGAGCGCGCTCCGACGTCCTCGCGATCTGCGCCGGCGTGGCCGCGCCGGTAAACGCTGAGGGACGCTCGCCCCGACACCCCACCGGATTCTGGGAGCGAATGAACCCCGGCCTCATCGATGCGCTCGCCTGGGCACCAATCGCGCGAGTTGAAAACGATGCCTCGCTCGCCGCAGTCGCCGAGGGGGCCTTTGGCTCGGCAGTGGGATGTCGCAACTACATCGCATTGCTAGCGGGCGCCCGGCTCGGGGCAGGCGTCGTCGTGGACGGAAACCTGCTTCACGGTGCACACGGGGGTGTTGGCGAGATGGTGGCCTTCGAGCACGTCGATGGCGTCGGCACAGCGGACGGTCTCGGCGCACGAGCGGCCAGCTGGGCGGCCGACGTGGTGGCTCACGGCACAGCGGCGGAGGGTAGCGCTCTCGCTGCGATCCCGCTTAATCACCTCGATGGGCGTGCGGTTCTCGAGCTCGCCGCTCAGGGTGACGACGACGCCCACCGCATCGTGGAACGCATGGGAAGCGTGCTTGCGCGGATCGTGAGCGTCCTGGGGAGCATGTTCGACCCGCAGCGCGTCGTCGTCTCGGGCGCGATCTCTGCCGGCGTCAACGAAGTCGTGACCGCCGCCGGCCAGGCTCTGCCGACGGACCTCGACCTTCCCGCACCCGAACTGGTCGTATCATCGCTGGGAGCCGACATCGTCGTGACCGGTGCGATCGCCGCTGCCGCGGCGGACGCACGTGAGCGGGTTCTCGATGTCTGGATGACCGACCTGGGAACGTGA
- a CDS encoding ABC transporter ATP-binding protein, with protein MLEIQGVTKHFGTRQVLNDVAFTVSPGRMTGFVGGNGAGKTTTMRIILGLLTADAGEVTLDGSALTAADRRAFGYMPEERGLYPKMKVEEQLVYLARLHGFSVARAKHNAEELIEQLGLGERANDPIEDLSLGNQQRAQIAAALVHEPTTLILDEPFSGLDPLAVETVVGVLKERALSGIPVLFSSHQLDIVERLCDDLVIIAGGEIRAKGSREALREQHSTKRYELLFSGDAGWLRSEPGVQVLEFDGGYAVFDVDDELTAQRVLQRAVAEGAVSSFSPQQPSLAQIFKEVIA; from the coding sequence GTGCTCGAGATCCAGGGCGTCACCAAGCACTTCGGCACTCGCCAAGTGCTGAACGACGTCGCCTTCACCGTATCGCCGGGCCGCATGACGGGCTTCGTCGGCGGCAACGGCGCCGGCAAGACGACGACGATGCGCATCATCCTCGGCCTGCTCACGGCGGACGCCGGGGAGGTCACTCTCGACGGCAGCGCGCTCACCGCCGCCGACCGCCGCGCGTTCGGCTACATGCCCGAGGAGCGTGGCCTCTACCCGAAGATGAAGGTCGAGGAGCAGCTCGTCTACCTCGCCCGACTGCACGGCTTCAGCGTCGCCCGCGCCAAGCACAACGCCGAGGAGCTCATCGAGCAGCTCGGGCTCGGCGAACGCGCCAACGATCCGATCGAGGACCTGTCACTCGGCAACCAGCAGCGCGCGCAGATCGCGGCGGCACTCGTCCACGAGCCAACGACGCTCATTCTCGACGAACCGTTCTCGGGCCTCGATCCGCTCGCCGTCGAGACCGTCGTCGGCGTGCTCAAGGAGCGCGCGCTGAGCGGCATCCCTGTGCTGTTCTCGAGCCATCAGCTCGACATCGTCGAGCGCTTGTGCGACGACCTCGTGATCATTGCGGGCGGCGAGATCCGCGCAAAGGGCTCACGTGAGGCGCTGCGCGAGCAGCACTCGACGAAGCGCTACGAACTGCTGTTCTCGGGAGACGCCGGCTGGTTGCGCAGCGAGCCCGGCGTGCAGGTGCTCGAGTTCGATGGCGGCTACGCCGTGTTCGACGTGGACGACGAGCTCACGGCGCAGCGCGTGCTTCAGCGCGCCGTCGCCGAGGGCGCCGTTTCGTCGTTCTCCCCTCAGCAGCCGTCCCTCGCCCAGATCTTCAAGGAGGTCATCGCGTGA